A genomic window from Rhizobium sp. Pop5 includes:
- a CDS encoding GNAT family N-acetyltransferase, whose translation MPDLLVSLYSTKLAELKQKADDVAASIRPALPPELHLVVNWVREQFSENWASEVSVAFSRQPVACLIAVEAGKLLGFACYDTTARGFFGPTGVAPEARGKGIGLALFSACLQTMKTSGHAYAFIGDAGPVDFYAKTAGAIVIPAPDKGIYEGMLRSAPK comes from the coding sequence GTGCCAGACCTGCTTGTGAGCTTATATTCCACCAAGCTCGCCGAACTGAAACAAAAGGCCGACGATGTCGCTGCCTCCATCCGTCCGGCCCTTCCCCCGGAACTTCATCTCGTCGTCAACTGGGTTCGCGAACAGTTCAGCGAGAATTGGGCAAGTGAAGTCTCGGTCGCCTTCTCCCGCCAGCCAGTTGCCTGCCTGATCGCCGTGGAAGCGGGCAAACTGCTCGGCTTTGCCTGTTATGACACCACCGCGCGAGGTTTCTTCGGCCCAACGGGCGTCGCCCCGGAGGCGCGTGGCAAGGGTATCGGGCTCGCCCTCTTTTCCGCCTGCCTTCAGACCATGAAAACGTCAGGTCATGCCTATGCCTTCATCGGCGATGCCGGCCCGGTCGATTTCTACGCCAAAACGGCAGGCGCAATTGTCATCCCCGCCCCCGACAAGGGCATTTACGAAGGCATGCTGAGAAGCGCGCCGAAATGA
- a CDS encoding ABC transporter substrate-binding protein: protein MKKYLLAAAALTLLSGSAMAQTILTANIEPATTWVRNFNPFNQTSSRQSTLDFIYEPLVIFNRFDSNKPVYRLAESFKLSDDLKSIEFQLRPNLKWSDGKPLTAADVKFTYDYLKKFPALDFVSIWTFVTDVQAVDAQTVRFTLANPSSLAAEQISQLPIVPEHVWKDVADPVTFANEDPVGSGPLTEVPRFTGQTYDQCRNPNYWDNAHLKVDCMRFPQLADNNQILTATADGTLDWGVSFIPDIDNVYVSKDSAHFHYWYSPSSMVAFLFNLETANENNKKAFNDVKFRRAVGMALDRKTMIDVAGYGYPTLNEDPGLMGELYKSWADPSIKADFGKYATYDAGAAKVLLDEAGYKDKDGDGFRDNPDGSKISFSIIVPNSWTDWVDTVNIAVEGMQAVGIDAKIETPEEAVWTGNLIGGKFDAAINSLPASASPYYPYKRAFSASDKGKTRFTAQRWFNPEVEKLVTEFTQTADLAKQKEAMNKAQRIVAENMPMIPVFNNPNWYQYNTKRFTGWSTKENPFVNPSISRTNPARLLNLLALEPVK from the coding sequence ATGAAAAAATATCTTCTTGCAGCCGCTGCACTGACGCTTCTTTCGGGATCCGCCATGGCGCAGACGATCCTGACCGCGAATATCGAACCGGCGACGACCTGGGTGCGCAACTTCAATCCGTTCAACCAGACCTCGTCGCGCCAGTCGACGCTCGACTTTATCTATGAACCTCTCGTCATCTTCAATCGCTTCGACAGCAACAAGCCGGTCTATCGTCTGGCCGAAAGCTTCAAGCTCTCCGACGATCTGAAGAGCATCGAATTCCAGCTGCGCCCGAACCTGAAATGGTCTGATGGCAAGCCGCTGACCGCAGCCGACGTCAAGTTCACCTATGATTACCTGAAGAAATTCCCGGCGCTCGACTTCGTCAGCATCTGGACCTTCGTCACCGATGTGCAAGCCGTCGACGCCCAGACGGTGCGCTTCACGCTGGCCAATCCGAGCTCGCTTGCCGCCGAGCAGATCTCGCAACTGCCAATCGTTCCCGAACATGTCTGGAAGGATGTCGCCGATCCCGTCACCTTCGCCAACGAAGACCCGGTCGGCAGCGGCCCGCTGACGGAAGTGCCGCGCTTCACCGGCCAGACTTACGACCAGTGCCGCAACCCGAACTACTGGGACAACGCGCATCTCAAGGTCGACTGCATGCGCTTTCCGCAGCTTGCCGACAACAACCAGATCCTGACGGCAACCGCCGACGGCACACTCGACTGGGGTGTCTCCTTCATTCCCGACATCGACAATGTCTATGTCTCCAAGGACTCGGCGCATTTCCACTATTGGTATTCGCCGAGCAGCATGGTCGCCTTCCTGTTCAACTTGGAAACAGCAAACGAGAACAACAAGAAGGCCTTCAACGACGTGAAGTTCCGCCGCGCCGTCGGCATGGCGCTCGACCGCAAGACGATGATCGACGTCGCCGGCTACGGCTACCCGACGCTGAACGAAGACCCCGGCTTGATGGGCGAGCTCTACAAGAGCTGGGCGGACCCTTCCATCAAGGCCGACTTCGGCAAGTACGCGACCTATGACGCCGGCGCCGCCAAGGTGCTGCTCGACGAGGCCGGCTACAAGGACAAGGATGGCGACGGCTTCCGCGACAATCCCGACGGCAGCAAGATCTCCTTCTCCATCATTGTTCCGAACTCCTGGACGGACTGGGTCGATACCGTCAACATCGCCGTCGAAGGCATGCAGGCGGTCGGGATCGACGCCAAGATCGAAACGCCCGAGGAAGCCGTCTGGACCGGCAACCTCATCGGCGGCAAGTTCGATGCGGCGATCAACAGCCTGCCGGCCTCTGCCTCGCCTTACTATCCCTACAAGCGTGCCTTCAGCGCTTCCGACAAGGGCAAGACCCGCTTCACCGCGCAGCGCTGGTTCAACCCCGAGGTCGAGAAACTCGTCACCGAGTTCACCCAGACCGCCGACCTTGCCAAGCAGAAGGAAGCGATGAACAAGGCGCAGCGCATCGTCGCTGAAAACATGCCGATGATTCCGGTCTTCAACAATCCGAACTGGTATCAGTACAACACCAAGCGCTTCACCGGCTGGTCGACCAAGGAAAATCCCTTCGTCAATCCGTCGATTTCGCGCACCAATCCGGCACGCCTGCTGAACCTGCTCGCCCTGGAACCGGTGAAATAA
- a CDS encoding glycoside hydrolase family 3 N-terminal domain-containing protein, which produces MSSTPLALFVGLPNPVISDDEFALFRETNPLGLFVGRRNQREPEQTKRLIERFREAVGRDDAPVFTDQEGGRVQHLDAGPWPLFRSFGQFAELARRDFDLGKKALRLSSRAMGAMMTELGLSSGCSPVLDLVFETTSAVIGARSFGPDPDFIAALGREVVDGLLETGNMPVMKHIPGHGRATLDSHKERPVVDASRETLAATDFKPFVALKDTPWAMVAHVVYSAYDAELPASISPVMHDVIRKDMGYEGVLVSDCIFMESLAGTLPERVRQVLDAGFDIALHSHGDIPESEAAAKAARPLTDAALKRIAAGQARLGNLKIDYRAAHRQVEDMFASVSTA; this is translated from the coding sequence TTGTCCTCGACCCCGCTCGCCCTTTTCGTCGGCCTTCCGAACCCCGTCATTTCGGATGATGAATTCGCCCTCTTCCGCGAGACAAATCCGCTCGGCCTCTTCGTCGGCCGGCGCAATCAACGCGAGCCGGAGCAGACGAAGCGCCTGATCGAACGATTCCGCGAAGCCGTCGGCCGCGATGATGCGCCTGTTTTCACCGACCAGGAAGGCGGCCGTGTGCAGCATCTCGATGCTGGCCCCTGGCCGCTCTTCCGCAGCTTCGGCCAATTCGCCGAACTTGCGCGCCGCGATTTCGATCTCGGCAAAAAAGCGCTGCGCCTTTCCTCCCGGGCCATGGGCGCGATGATGACGGAACTCGGCCTTTCCAGCGGCTGCTCGCCGGTTCTCGATCTCGTTTTCGAGACGACGAGCGCGGTCATCGGCGCCCGCTCCTTCGGCCCTGATCCCGACTTCATCGCAGCCCTCGGCCGCGAGGTGGTCGACGGCCTGCTCGAGACCGGCAACATGCCTGTCATGAAGCATATTCCCGGCCATGGCCGCGCGACGCTTGATTCCCACAAGGAGCGCCCGGTCGTCGACGCCAGCCGCGAGACGCTCGCCGCCACCGATTTCAAACCCTTCGTCGCGCTGAAGGACACGCCTTGGGCGATGGTCGCCCATGTCGTCTATTCGGCTTACGACGCCGAGCTGCCGGCGTCGATCTCGCCTGTTATGCACGACGTGATCCGCAAGGACATGGGCTATGAGGGCGTGCTGGTCTCCGACTGCATTTTCATGGAATCGCTCGCGGGCACCCTGCCGGAACGCGTCAGACAAGTGCTCGACGCCGGCTTCGACATCGCGCTCCACAGCCATGGCGACATTCCCGAAAGCGAAGCTGCCGCCAAGGCCGCCCGCCCGCTGACGGACGCCGCCCTGAAGCGCATCGCCGCCGGCCAGGCCCGTCTGGGCAATCTCAAGATCGATTATCGCGCCGCCCACCGGCAAGTCGAAGACATGTTTGCCAGCGTGTCGACCGCCTGA
- a CDS encoding ABC transporter permease, which produces MAFLLRRLVFYMAAFIAAATINFFLPRLMPGDPVQIMFSSAGTELPPESLQALKLTFGFVDGPLWQQYLTYLGSIFTGDLGRSVKYFPLPVTSVLGHALVWTIALMGTATIVSFALGTFLGIVAAWRRGSRFDVVVSVGAIFATSVPAVVTSLIVLFIFGFTLGWFPNGYAADPSLDPAFSLQYIGSVAYHGILPMVTLCTVLIGGFTVTMRNNMINLLGEDYIVMARAKGLSDRNVMLWYAARNALLPTVSSLAIAIGTILGGSLVTEVVYNYPGLGNILYQAILARDYPVIQGQLLIMTATMLIANFIVDVSYVLLDPRLKGA; this is translated from the coding sequence ATGGCTTTTCTGCTTCGCCGCCTCGTCTTCTACATGGCAGCCTTCATCGCGGCAGCGACGATCAATTTCTTCCTGCCCCGGCTGATGCCGGGCGATCCCGTGCAGATCATGTTTTCGAGCGCCGGCACCGAATTGCCGCCGGAAAGCCTGCAGGCGTTGAAACTCACCTTCGGCTTCGTCGACGGCCCGCTCTGGCAGCAGTATCTCACCTATCTCGGCAGCATCTTCACCGGCGATCTCGGCCGCTCGGTCAAATATTTTCCGCTGCCGGTCACCTCCGTGCTCGGCCATGCTCTCGTCTGGACCATCGCCCTGATGGGCACAGCGACGATCGTGAGCTTCGCGCTCGGCACCTTCCTCGGCATCGTCGCCGCCTGGCGGCGCGGCAGCAGGTTCGATGTCGTCGTCTCCGTCGGCGCGATTTTCGCGACCTCGGTACCAGCAGTCGTCACCTCGCTGATCGTGCTCTTCATCTTCGGCTTCACGCTCGGCTGGTTTCCGAACGGTTATGCCGCCGACCCGTCGCTCGATCCGGCCTTCAGCCTGCAATATATCGGCAGTGTGGCCTATCACGGCATCCTGCCAATGGTGACCCTCTGCACCGTGCTGATCGGCGGCTTCACCGTCACCATGCGCAACAATATGATCAACCTGCTCGGCGAGGACTATATCGTCATGGCCCGCGCCAAAGGCCTCTCTGACCGGAACGTGATGCTCTGGTATGCGGCGCGCAACGCGCTGCTGCCGACCGTTTCCAGCCTTGCCATCGCCATCGGCACCATTCTCGGCGGCTCGCTGGTGACGGAGGTCGTCTATAACTATCCCGGCCTCGGCAACATTCTCTATCAGGCGATCCTCGCCCGCGACTATCCCGTCATCCAGGGCCAGCTCCTCATCATGACCGCGACCATGTTGATCGCCAATTTCATCGTCGACGTCAGCTATGTCTTGCTCGACCCGCGGCTGAAGGGAGCATGA